In the Deinococcus radiopugnans ATCC 19172 genome, AGAGGCTGCGGGCCTGCGACAGCAGCCCCAGGTAATCGTTGCTGCGGCTGCGGTACTGCAGGTTCAGGATCTCGCGCACATCGCCCTTAAGACGCTCGACGCGGGCGGTGGTGACCCCCAGCTGCGAGGTGGTGTCGGCCAGCTGCTGCTCGGCCAGCGCGGTGCGGGTGTTCAGCACCGCCAGTTCGTTTTCCAGGTCCGCCACCTGCCCGGCCAGCGTGTCCAGCCGGGCCAGCGCCTCTTTCTGCTGGGCGCTGAGGTTCTGGATGGTCCGGCGGATGCGGTTCAACTCTTTGGCCTGCGCCGCGCTCAGCTGACGCTGCTGCTGCAACTCCTGCTGCAGTTGCTGCAACTTCTGAGAGGTGGTCTGGGCACCCCCACCCTGCCCCAGCAGCAGCACGCCCAGCAGGACGAGAAGACTGGCGCGCCTCACGTCCACGGCTCCTGGGGCCACTACTCCAGCTCCCGCAGGTAGCGGCGGCTGGCGAACAGGCTGCCCAGAAAGCCGATCAGGATGCCCAGCCCCGCCACGCCGCCCAACACTGGCAGTAGGGTCCCGGGGTCCGTGACCACCGGGAACACCGGGGCCAGTTCGCGCACCCGCACAGCCAGCCCCAGGTAGGCAGGGGTCAGCAGCGCCAGCGACAGCGCGGCGGCCAGCACCCCCACGATCAGGCCCTCGATCACGTGCGGCATGCGGATAAACGAGCGCGTGGCCCCCAGCAGGCGCATCACGCTGATCTCGTCGCGGCGGGCGTACATCGCCACCCGCACGGCATTCAGGATGTTAAACAGCGTGCCCAGCAGCAGCAGACCCACCAGCGCGTAGCCGGCGCCGCGCACGGCGGTCAGCGTCTTGACGGTGGGGTCCACGTAGCCTGCGCCGTACTCCACGCCGTCCACGCCGACCAGATTGGCCACCACCGCCGCCACTGTGCGCGAATCCTCCACCCGGCTGACCTTCATGCGCAGGGTGTCGGGAAAGGGGTTGCCCACCAGCCCCGCCGCGTCGCGGGTGTACGGCGAAATCTGGCTCATCTCCTCCAGCACCTGCGCGCTGCTCACCAGCCGGGCCTCGCGCACCTGCGGCAGGCCTCTGACCTGCGACAGCAGTCCGGCGGTGTCGGCCTCCGGCGTCAGGAAGGCCGCCACCTCCACCTGCGATTCCAGCTGGCCCAGCGTGCGGTTCACGTTCAGGGTCAGCAGCAGCACGAACCCCAGCATCAGCAGGGTCAGGGTCATGGTCACCAGCGTCGCCAGCGTGGCCGTGAAATTGCCGCGCATGGCCAGCAGCGCCTGACGCAGGTGGTAGATCACTGGCCGCCCCTGGCGGCGGTGATGGTGGATGGTGGATGGTGGATGGACAAAAGCAGTTCTCCATCAACCCTCACCCTTCTCCCATCTCCCCTCACAGCGCGTACCCCCCGTACGGGTCGTCGCGCACCAGCTTGCCCTTGCGCAGCGTCAGGGTGCGGTGGCGGTAGCTTTCCACCAGATCGCGGGCGTGGGTGGCGACCACGACCGTGGTGCCGCGCAGATTGACGTTCTGCAGCACCTTGAGCACCTCGCGGCTGTTCTCGGGGTCCAGGTTGCCGGTGGGCTCGTCGGCCAGCAGCAGCGGTGGGTCACTCACGATGGCGCGGGCAATCGCCACCCGCTGCTGCTCGCCCTGCGACAGCTGCACCGGCAGGGCGTACTTCTTGTGTTCCAGCCCGACCGTCCGCAGCGCTGCCGTAACCCGGCCCGGCCACTCGCGCCCGTGCACGCCGGTCACCCGCAGCGCGAAGGCCACGTTGTCGTAGGCGTTCAGGTGCGAGAGCAGCAGGTTGTCCTGAAACACGGTGCCCATGCGGCGGCGCAGCAGCGCCGTGCGCCGCCCCTTGTAGTGCTTCAGGGACTGCCCGGCCACCCGGACCTCGCCGCGCGTGGGCAGCGCCCGCTTGAGCACCAGATTCATGAAGCTGCTCTTGCCAGCGCCCGAATGGCCCACCAGATACGCGAACTCGCCCTTGCCGATCTGCAGGCTCACGTCGTCTAGGGCCAGTGTGCCGGTGATGGGATACGACAGCGTGACGCTGTGGAACTGGATCACCGCAGCGCTCCGGCGCGGGGCAGGGCAGGACAGAGGCAGCAAGGAGAACGCATGGTCGCTGCCCAGCATAGCCCAGACCATGAAGGTCCGCTCAGGACGCCTCTCAGAATTCCAGGCCACTGGCCGCGCAGGCGTTTTTGAGGCTTTGCTGAGGTCCGCCTGTCACCTGAGCTTCAATAGTCGCTCAGGGGGGCGCACTATTCTGACCAGGTGAATGCCAAACGCCTGACCATCGTGGGGGCGGCCCTTGCGGCCACCGCCGCCGTCGCCTACGCCCAGCTTGGCGGGTACACCCAGGCCAACCTGACCAGCACCGCCGAGGGCAAGACGCTGCTCAACGTGATCGGTGACCTCAAGCAGTACTACCTGTACCCCATCGACGAGGACAAGCTGCTGCGCGGCGCGATCAACGGCGCCGTGGGCAGCCTGAACGACGAGTTCACGTACTACAGCCAGCCCGAGGACAATGCCATTGACCAGGAAAATCTGGCGGGCAACTTCTACGGCATCGGCGTACAGCTGATCGCCGCCAACGCGGACGGCACCGGCGGCAAGATCGACAACGTGTTCAAGACCGGCGCGGCCATCGGCGCGGGCGTGCAGATCGGCGACGTGTTCGTCAAGGTGGACGACACCGAGGTGATCACCAGCAAGCTGAACGACATCGTGCGGCTGGTGCGCGGCAAGCAGGGCACCACGGTCACCATCACCTTTGCCCGCAACGGCAAGCCCTACACGGTCAAGATGGAGCGCCAGCCGGTGACCATCGTGGACGTCGAGGAAACCATTCTGCCCGGCAACATCGGCTACATCGCCCTGAACACCTTCTACAACGAGAAGGTCAGCCAGCAGTTCCGCGCCGCCGTGGCCGACATGAAGAAGAAGAACGTGCAGAAGCTGATTCTGGACCTGCGCGACAACGGCGGCGGCCTGCTGAATGCCGGGGTGGACGTGGCCGACCAGTTCATGCAGAGCGGGCCGATTGTCAGCCTGCGCGACCGCAACAAGAAGACCGAGGTCTTTGGCCGGGCCAGCAACCAGAAGACCGACTACACCGGCAAACTGGTGGTGCTGGTCAACAAGAACAGCGCCTCGGCCTCTGAAGTGGTCTCCGGCGCCCTGCAGGACGTGGGCCGCGCCCAGATCATCGGCGAGCAGACATTCGGCAAGGGCGTGGCGCAGATTCCGCTGGACCTGCCCGACGGCGGCAAGATCGCCATCGTCGCCAACGAGTGGCTGACCCCCAAGGGCCGCCAGATTCACAAGAAGGGCATCACCCCCGACATCGTGGTGGCCGACACCCGCTACACCGCCCCGCTGAACTTCGCGGGCAGCGGCCTCAAGGCGGGCGAGAAAATCACCCTGAGCGTGGCGGGCAAGCCGGTGACCGTCACCGCCGACAAGGACGGCAAGTTCACGTACACCGGCGAGATCAAGCGCCCCAGCAAGAGCGCCACGCAGGGCGAGGCCGTGGTGGACGTGCCGGGCGACGCCATCCTGCGAAAGGCGCTGGACCTGCTGAAATAAGGGCGGGGTGAAGTCAGCGCTGGAATCTTGGGCCTCTCCCCCGCCCGGGCGGAGGGGCTTTTCTGGCGTTGGAAGGACAGACAACTGCGCTTCTGCCAACCCCTCCCGCCTTTCCCCTCTAGCACTCCCCTCCACGCTCTGATAATGTGGTGAGTTGCGCTGTGTGGCGAGGCCAGACCTTGCCCGGATTCGGCGTGAAGAGAGGTGAAACATGAACCAGTACGACCTGAACCTGATCCTGAACCCCAACCTCAGCGCCGAGCAGGTGCAAATCGAGAAGGACTACATCGAAACCACGCTGAAGAACAGCGGGGCCGAGATGAGCAACCTCGACGACGTGGGCAACCGCCGCCTGGCTTACGCCATCGACAAGGACCGCGAGGGCTATTACCTGATGTACACCATCAAGGCCGGCGGCAACCCTGAAAAGGACATCGCCAGCACCCTGCGTCTGCGTGACCACGTGCGCCGCGTCCTGGTGGTCAAGGACCGCCCGGAATGGAAGACCAAGAAGGCCTGAGCACTGCCGGGAGCGTTACGCTCTTGACAGAACCAAGTCGCCTTGTTACAGTCTTTCTAACCCGCACAGGGCCACATTGCCAGCCACGTTAAAGCCCCCAGTTACGGCACGCCCCAGCGCGTCCAG is a window encoding:
- the ftsE gene encoding cell division ATP-binding protein FtsE, encoding MIQFHSVTLSYPITGTLALDDVSLQIGKGEFAYLVGHSGAGKSSFMNLVLKRALPTRGEVRVAGQSLKHYKGRRTALLRRRMGTVFQDNLLLSHLNAYDNVAFALRVTGVHGREWPGRVTAALRTVGLEHKKYALPVQLSQGEQQRVAIARAIVSDPPLLLADEPTGNLDPENSREVLKVLQNVNLRGTTVVVATHARDLVESYRHRTLTLRKGKLVRDDPYGGYAL
- the rpsF gene encoding 30S ribosomal protein S6 encodes the protein MNQYDLNLILNPNLSAEQVQIEKDYIETTLKNSGAEMSNLDDVGNRRLAYAIDKDREGYYLMYTIKAGGNPEKDIASTLRLRDHVRRVLVVKDRPEWKTKKA
- a CDS encoding cell division protein FtsX; amino-acid sequence: MIYHLRQALLAMRGNFTATLATLVTMTLTLLMLGFVLLLTLNVNRTLGQLESQVEVAAFLTPEADTAGLLSQVRGLPQVREARLVSSAQVLEEMSQISPYTRDAAGLVGNPFPDTLRMKVSRVEDSRTVAAVVANLVGVDGVEYGAGYVDPTVKTLTAVRGAGYALVGLLLLGTLFNILNAVRVAMYARRDEISVMRLLGATRSFIRMPHVIEGLIVGVLAAALSLALLTPAYLGLAVRVRELAPVFPVVTDPGTLLPVLGGVAGLGILIGFLGSLFASRRYLRELE
- a CDS encoding S41 family peptidase, yielding MNAKRLTIVGAALAATAAVAYAQLGGYTQANLTSTAEGKTLLNVIGDLKQYYLYPIDEDKLLRGAINGAVGSLNDEFTYYSQPEDNAIDQENLAGNFYGIGVQLIAANADGTGGKIDNVFKTGAAIGAGVQIGDVFVKVDDTEVITSKLNDIVRLVRGKQGTTVTITFARNGKPYTVKMERQPVTIVDVEETILPGNIGYIALNTFYNEKVSQQFRAAVADMKKKNVQKLILDLRDNGGGLLNAGVDVADQFMQSGPIVSLRDRNKKTEVFGRASNQKTDYTGKLVVLVNKNSASASEVVSGALQDVGRAQIIGEQTFGKGVAQIPLDLPDGGKIAIVANEWLTPKGRQIHKKGITPDIVVADTRYTAPLNFAGSGLKAGEKITLSVAGKPVTVTADKDGKFTYTGEIKRPSKSATQGEAVVDVPGDAILRKALDLLK